The DNA segment CCCGAGCGAACGGAAGCACAACGTTCACCGCCAGGTCCGACGCCCGGTCCGCCCCCACCAGCGCCCCACCCGGCCCATCCCCCGCAACCGTCAGCCCCGCGCGCACCTCCGCCACCGAGCCCGTAGCCACCAGCGTCGCCGCCCACCCCGCCAGCCCCGCATCCCACGCGCGGTCCAGCAGCGCAGCCATCCCCATCAGCCGCCGCGACGGGTGGTTGCTCGGCCGCACCCGGAAGAGCTTCCACTCCCCCCGCGCCAGCACGGGCTCGACCGCCTGCACGCCCGAATCGCCATCCCCTGATGCCAGTCCGCTAGCCCGAACCAACGCCGACGCCAGCGCATCCCGCCGTCCACCGTCCGGCACGCCCCGCAACGCCCGTTCCAGCGCGCGCAGCGGCATACCCTCCGCCAGCCGCGTCATCGGCCCGCTGTTCCCCCCGTACCCCAGCCCGCCCATCAGCCCCGCGTACAGCGTCTCCGAAGGCTCGGCCTGCCGCAGGGCCCGCGCGAACCCCCGCACCTTCTCGAAGAACCGCGCGTCCCCCTCCCGGTCCAGCGTCCGCCCCAGCCGCGACGCCGACGCCGGCAGCGACGCCAGCGGCAGCGGCCTCGGCGTCGGGGCCTCCCGCCGCGACCGACGCCCCAGCGTCCGCGGAAACAACGACGCCGTCGGCACCCGCCTCCCGGACGCCAGCGTGATCGGCGTGTCCCCGCCGTGCAGCACCATGTGCAGCACGACGCCGTCGTAGCCCCGGTCCGTGTGGTGCCCGTGCGCCTCCCACCCGCCGCGTCGCAGGTGCAGCTCGACGTCGCCGCGCACCACCTCGCCGCCCTCGCGCTGCAGCACCGCGTCCCGGAAGTCCGGCCCCGCCGCCGAGCTTGCCCGGCCCGCGTACAGC comes from the Chloroflexota bacterium genome and includes:
- a CDS encoding DUF2851 family protein gives rise to the protein MLHVKEQPRQPPVLERALAQYWRDHGASLPPLECDDGSRLRVLYAGRASSAAGPDFRDAVLQREGGEVVRGDVELHLRRGGWEAHGHHTDRGYDGVVLHMVLHGGDTPITLASGRRVPTASLFPRTLGRRSRREAPTPRPLPLASLPASASRLGRTLDREGDARFFEKVRGFARALRQAEPSETLYAGLMGGLGYGGNSGPMTRLAEGMPLRALERALRGVPDGGRRDALASALVRASGLASGDGDSGVQAVEPVLARGEWKLFRVRPSNHPSRRLMGMAALLDRAWDAGLAGWAATLVATGSVAEVRAGLTVAGDGPGGALVGADRASDLAVNVVLPFARAWGNVVRDAGIAAAALGLYRAWPSLQENSVTAEAARLLGGEGKELRRSARRQQGLIRVYRRGLGGDVAG